Proteins from a genomic interval of Arachis hypogaea cultivar Tifrunner chromosome 10, arahy.Tifrunner.gnm2.J5K5, whole genome shotgun sequence:
- the LOC112714319 gene encoding glucan endo-1,3-beta-glucosidase 14 — MATTTIGITYIIILVACFLSSSSDIGVESFGINYGQVANNLPEPEKVLTLLTTLRITKTRIYDTNPDILRSFANSNMDLIVTVENEILSQLDDPQAASQWVSTRILPYLPETKISGIQVGNEVFTDDDTTLIQHLVPAVINIHNALTKAGYSNIQVSTPSSLAVLDESYPPSAGTFKAEISTIMYQFLNFLSTTKTPFWINAYPYFAYKDEPDQIPLDYVLFNPNSGMVDPNTKLRYDNMLYAMVDAVYFAIAKMGFKGIEVRVSETGWPSKGDVDEAGATPQNAATYNRNLLRRQMANEGTPLNPRMRLEVYLFALFNEDLKPGPTSERNYGLFQPDESMTYNVGFSALATTSSSSSPSSSSSSSASFSLASHATHTKVVHTGYHQSFMCWMFVYWVISALYV, encoded by the exons atggcaacaacaacaatagGCATCACCTATATTATTATTCTTGTTGCATGTTTTCTCTCTTCATCATCAG ATATTGGAGTTGAATCATTCGGAATCAACTACGGGCAAGTAGCAAACAATCTACCAGAGCCAGAGAAAGTGCTAACACTGTTGACCACCCTAAGGATCACAAAGACAAGAATCTACGACACCAACCCTGACATTTTGAGGTCTTTTGCAAACTCCAACATGGACTTAATCGTGACGGTGGAGAACGAGATCTTAAGCCAACTGGACGATCCACAAGCGGCGTCTCAGTGGGTCAGCACCCGCATACTGCCATACCTACCGGAAACAAAGATCAGCGGAATTCAGGTTGGAAACGAAGTCTTCACCGACGACGACACTACTCTCATCCAGCACCTTGTCCCTGCAGTCATCAACATCCACAACGCTCTCACCAAAGCTGGCTACTCCAACATCCAAGTCTCCACGCCCAGTTCTCTGGCGGTTCTGGATGAGTCTTACCCTCCTTCTGCCGGCACCTTCAAGGCAGAGATATCTACCATCATGTACCAGTTCTTGAACTTCCTCTCAACAACCAAGACCCCCTTTTGGATCAATGCATACCCCTACTTTGCATACAAAGATGAGCCCGATCAGATTCCACTCGACTACGTTCTCTTCAATCCCAACTCGGGAATGGTTGATCCCAACACCAAGCTTCGCTACGACAACATGCTCTATGCAATGGTTGACGCTGTTTACTTCGCCATTGCCAAGATGGGCTTCAAGGGGATCGAGGTCAGAGTCTCTGAAACCGGTTGGCCTTCCAAGGGTGACGTAGACGAAGCTGGTGCAACTCCGCAGAATGCTGCTACTTACAATCGAAACTTGTTGAGGAGGCAAATGGCCAATGAAGGCACACCTTTGAATCCCAGGATGAGGTTGGAGGTTTACTTGTTTGCATTGTTCAACGAAGATTTGAAGCCTGGACCTACGTCTGAAAGAAACTATGGTCTCTTTCAACCTGATGAGTCTATGACTTACAATGTAGGCTTCTCTGCTCTTGCAAccacatcttcatcttcatcgccatcttcttcgtcttcttcctcCGCCTCCTTTTCCCTTGCCTCACATGCCACTCACACCAAG GTAGTTCACACGGGATACCATCAAAGCTTCATGTGCTGGATGTTTGTGTATTGGGTAATTTCAGCTCTTTATGTGTGA